Part of the Companilactobacillus zhachilii genome is shown below.
GAAAGTTTTGAGTTCTGAAGAAGAATAATCTATCAAAGAAAAGTCTCTCTTTAATCACATTTGATTATTGGAGATTTTTTTGTTTATTTTGTAAAACAGTAGATTAATTAGCTGGAGGTTAGGAAGAATTTCACCAGCAGTGAAGGTGGAGTTAGAGCTTTAGCTCTTACTCCACGGATGTATTTTGAGACTTGCCGTTTTTGCAAGGCTCAAAATCGAGATTCGAGGCCTTGGCTCGAATCGGTCCCACAGCAGGTGGACTTCTTCCTAACCGGAAGCGGCCACAATAAAAATAATCGCGATAGCTTTTATTAGTTTCACAGCTCTGGTATACTTTTTTTGGATAAGAATTAGGTTTTAGAGAAAGCTGGTAAGTTATGCAGATTCCTAGAGAAGGGGATTACGTAGCAATCCAGAGTTATAAGCATGATGGTCATTTACATCGTACTTGGCGTGAAACAATGGTGTTAAAGACAAGTGAAAACGAAATTATTGGTTGTAATGAGAATACTCTTGTCACAGAAGCAGATGGACGTCGTTGGGTAACAAGAGAGCCCGCGCTAGTCTACTTTCATAAAAAATATTGGTTCAATATTATTACTATGATAAGAGAGAGTGGTGTATCTTATTACTGCAATTTAGCGACACCTTTTGCTTTAGACAAAGAGGCCATCAAATATATTGATTACGATTTAGATGTTAAAGTTTTTCCGGATGGAGAAAAAAGATTGCTGGACGTAGACGAATACGCTGCGCACAGTAAAATGTGGAATTATCCACCTGAAATAGATACGATTTTACATGATAATGTCGACGTTTTAATTGATTGGATCGATAAAGGCAAAGGACCATTTTCACAAGCTTACGTTGATCTTTGGATGCAAAGATATAAAGAATTGTCACACCATTAGGATTGCTATATCCTGATTAAGACTGCCTTTGGGTAGTCTTTTTTTATTTCTTTACATTAACTTAATCAAAAATATACATAGTCTTGCTACCGTTAAAGATGAGAACGCAATCAGGAGGAGATTATGGAGATTGGAACTGAATATTATCCATTAGGGCAATACGTTATATTTATTTGTTTTGTAATAATTTTGTATTTGAATTTGCGCAAGTATGGTTGGGGAATGAAACATAATCAGCTTTTGACTTATTTGGTTTTAATTGTTGGCACAATATTGACGCATGGAAAGGATATTTTAAATTTTCAAGATTGGTTTGGAATCATTAGTCCGTTTATCATTGCCTTCATGTATTACAACAAGCGCTTGCAGAAATTTAGAGCTGATTTTAATAATTATTTAGACAAAAAATGAGTATCAATTAAATATGTATTACTCACTCTGGAGACTCATATCCATAGAATACTGAAGATTGACAGATAGATATGCTGCGGAATTGAAGTAATTGATAAAGTCGAAAGATTCAGAGCATTCTCTATATCTTATAATTCTAGTCATTGATTCCAAAACGAACAATAAATTAACCGGAAAGAGCAAGAAATTAGGTCGCTGTGCAGGTTGCATCATAACTAACATCTATGTTTGAAGATGTTATACAAAATGATTAAGTTTTTTATATGACCAATCCTAAGTAACTGATTTATTGTTATACTAGAAAACATGATTTCAGTGAAGGGGAATTATTGTGAATATAATTAATGTGATATCAAATATTCTTCTCCTGACTGCTTTGATGTTGACTAGTGACGTCAAATTGAAAACAAGGGATACTAAAGGATTAGTAGCTTATGGATTAATTGCTGTAACGTTTATCCTCAAACTTACGCAACCAATAGCTATGATGGGCTACACATTGTGGCTTATTTTATTTTTAGTAGTTCTCATTCGCACGAATAACTTGGTTCAACAAACAGTCTCCAGTTTTCGAGAAGAATTAGGTTTTTGGCATTTTCTGGCTGCCATGATAGTTGGATTGGTTGGGTTTAATCTGCTATATGATATGGTCCGTTTGTTATTGCCAACAGCAATAGTTGTTTTATTATTTGTTTTAATTAACGCAAAAAAATCCAGTCAACGATAAAAGTTGACTGGATTTTTTGTATTTCGTTTATCTAAATAGCATATAATTTCAAACATAATTATTGGGATAGTTAAGTTATATGGTTAATACACTAGCATGAGGGAGAAAAAGAAGAAGTCAGCAGTGGTAGTGGTGACTTCTTCCCTTTCTCCCTCATGTGGCATTAAGAGGTTTTACTTCTTTAATTGACTATCATCAAAGGTAATCCCAGATAAGAAATCTTTAATTCTAGTAGTTGGGTGATTAAAGAACTCATCTGGAGCTCCGTCAAAGAGGATATCACCGTCTTCGACGAAGACAATTTTATCGGCCACAGAACGAGCAAATTGCATGTTATGTGTCACGATAATCATTGATTGGTCCATTTTGCTTAACTCTTCAAGAATCAATAATACTTGAGTTTCTAGTTCTGGATCCAAAGCACTAGTTGGTTCGTCTAACAAAACGTATTCTGGATTCATTGCTAAAGCACGGCAGATAGAAATACGTTGTTGTTGTCCACCGGAAAGTTGACTGGGGTAACGGTCAGCGTATTCACTTAAACCTACTTTTGAAAGTAATGCTCTTGCATGTTCTTCAGTTTCCTTTTTTGAAGCTTTGAGAACAGTTTCAGGTGCTGTTGTAATGTTTTGCAAAACAGTTAAGTTAGGGAAGAGGTTCCAATTTTGGAAAACCATGCTTGTTTTCTTACGGATATCAAAACTTTTTTTCTTAGTAATGGGTTCAGCGTAATTAAGACTAATGTCGGAAAAACTGATTGTTCCACTTTCTGGTCTGACGAGTAGATCAAGTGAACGTAACAGAGTTGATTTACCAGAACCAGAAGGCCCTAAGATAACCGTTGTTTTGCCATCGGGGAAGTCAACGGATAAGTTCTTCAAGACTTCTTTACCTTCATATTTCTTAACAACATTTTTCAATGAAATCATTAGGCTTCACTTCCTTTAACATATTTTGAAGTTCTGCGTTCAAGATAGTGTTGTAGTAATGTCAACAACGAGCAGATAATTGCATATAGGAAAGCGGCTAATGAATACATCAAAAGTGGTTGGAAATTCTTAGCTGTCATTTGTTGGCTGACTTGGAACATTTCCAAGATAGTGATGGAACTGGCCAACGAGGTATCTTTGACTAAGCCAATGAATGAATTGGACAATGGTGGCAAAGCGATTCTAACAGCTTGTGGCAACACGATTTTCATCAAAGTTTGTTTAGTCGTAAAGTTCAATGTAAATGCTGCATCCCATTGATCTTGTGGTACTGACATCAAAGCTGAACGAATTGTTTCTGAGGCATAGGCTCCAGTGTTTAATGAAAAGCCGATAACAGCAGCAATGAATGGTGTTAGTTGAATACCAGCACTTGGAAGACCAAAGAAGATGATAAACAATTGAACTAGCAATGGAGTTGAACGGAATAACCAAACATAAAAGTCGGCAATCGCGCGAACAATTAACCAAGGATATTTGATTATTTTGTTTTCACTCGGTTTAATAAATTTAATTAATGCGGTTAAAACGGCTAAAATCAAGCCAAAAATAAATGAAATTATCGCCAGCGGAATGGTGAATTGCAACATTGCAGAAATCATAGCTGGTAGAGATGTAATGATAGTGTGCCACATGAAGTTAAAACCCCCTCAATTAGTTTAAAAATTATTTTTTAGTAATATCTTCACCGAAGTACTTAATTGAAAGCTTCTTCATAGTGCCGTCTTTGTATAGTTCCTTGATAGCTTTGTTTACGCGACCACGTAGGTGAGTTGATTTCTTGTTGTAAATTGGAGCAATTTTTGATGGTGCAAGTTTGTTATTTGGAATAGTGATGTATTTCAAATCAGTGTTCTTGTGACTTTCTTTCCAATATAAGAAAGCTTCCTTGGAGTTGATGGCACCTGCCACACGTCCTTGGTCGATCATTGACATATCAGTTTGGAAATCAGCAGCTGGAACTACTTTAGCACCGAACTTTTCAGCATGGTTGTAGTTGTCAGTACCAGTTCCGGCAGAAATTTTCTTACCTTTAATATCGTCAACTGAGTTGATACCTGTACCATCTTTAGTGATGATAACTGATTTTGAGTAGATGTAAGGTGTTGAGAAGATGTAGTGTTTTTCACGTGATGGATTTTCAGCCACGTTGTTCAAAACAACATCAAATGTACTTGAGTTCAAACCGGCAATTAATGAATCCCATTTAGTAGGAACAAATTTGGCTTTTAAATCAAGCTTCTTGGCAACAGCTTTACCAAGATCAACTTCAAATCCTTTAAGTTCTCCACCGTCACGGTATGAATATGGTGCATAAGTTCCTTCAAGACCGATTGTTAATGTGCCAGCAGTCTTAGTGTCGGCGTTTTTGTTACTTGAGCAGCCGGTTAGTACCAAAACTAAGGCTACGATTGTAGTTAATATTAAAGCAATTCGCTTTTTCATTTTAATAAATCCCCCTGTATAGTAAAAAAATCATCACTTTATATTTTCTCATAAAATAAAGCTTGTTAAAAAGAATATGTCTCCTAAAACTTAAATAAATCAGTTGAAAGATATCTTTCGCCATTATCAGGTGCAACTGTAACAACCGATTTACCTTTACCAAGTTGCTTGGCAATTTCAATGGCACCAAAGATATTAGCTCCAGAAGAGATGCCTGGTAAGAATCCTTCTTTACGACTGACTTCTTGCGCCATCGTGATTGCTTGGTCACTAGTTACTTCTATAATATCGGAGTAGGCATTTTTATCGAGTGTCTCTGGAATAAAACCTGCACTGATACCTTGAATTTTGTGAGCCCCAGTTTTACCTTCCTTTAATAGAGGCGATTCAGCTGCTTCCAAAGCATAAATTTTCACGTCTGGGTAGGCTTTAGTTAAGGCATGGCTGACACCAGATAAAGTACCACCAGTACCAACGCCGGCAACAAAGCTATCAACTGGAGTATCGCCAAAGGCCGCAACGATTTCTTTACCGGTAGTGGCTTCATGGATAGCAGGATTAGCTGGGTTTTGGAATTGCATTGGCATGAAGTAACCATTTTCTTTGGCCAAATCAGTGGCTTTTTGAATGGCAGCTTTCATACCGCCTTGACCAGGTGTCAAAATTAATTCAGTGCCGTAACCTTGCATCAGTTTGCGACGTTCGATACTCATTGTTTCGGGCATTGTGATAATTAAGTGATAACCTTTGGCAGCGGCAACTAGTGACAAACCGATACCCGTGTTACCAGATGTTGGTTCAACTAAAGTATCACCAGGCTTGATTTTACCAGCTTTTTCGGCTGCTTCAATCATTGATAGGGCAATCCGATCTTTAATTGAACTACCAGGATTGAAAAATTCTAGTTTAACATAAACGTCAGCGGCATTATCAGGGACGACGTTATTTAATTTTACGAGTGGTGTGTTGCCAATAAGTTGTGTAATATTTTGTGCGATTGTCATAGTAAATCTCTCCTTAGCAAGTAGTTAATTTGTGTTCTGCGACTGTTTGAAGCCAATTACGATAAAATTTGCTTTGGGTTTGTTGCCAAGCAAACGTTGGACGTTGATCTAAAGGTGAGTAGTA
Proteins encoded:
- a CDS encoding nucleoside tri-diphosphate phosphatase, encoding MQIPREGDYVAIQSYKHDGHLHRTWRETMVLKTSENEIIGCNENTLVTEADGRRWVTREPALVYFHKKYWFNIITMIRESGVSYYCNLATPFALDKEAIKYIDYDLDVKVFPDGEKRLLDVDEYAAHSKMWNYPPEIDTILHDNVDVLIDWIDKGKGPFSQAYVDLWMQRYKELSHH
- a CDS encoding transporter substrate-binding domain-containing protein, which codes for MKKRIALILTTIVALVLVLTGCSSNKNADTKTAGTLTIGLEGTYAPYSYRDGGELKGFEVDLGKAVAKKLDLKAKFVPTKWDSLIAGLNSSTFDVVLNNVAENPSREKHYIFSTPYIYSKSVIITKDGTGINSVDDIKGKKISAGTGTDNYNHAEKFGAKVVPAADFQTDMSMIDQGRVAGAINSKEAFLYWKESHKNTDLKYITIPNNKLAPSKIAPIYNKKSTHLRGRVNKAIKELYKDGTMKKLSIKYFGEDITKK
- the cysK gene encoding cysteine synthase A; this encodes MTIAQNITQLIGNTPLVKLNNVVPDNAADVYVKLEFFNPGSSIKDRIALSMIEAAEKAGKIKPGDTLVEPTSGNTGIGLSLVAAAKGYHLIITMPETMSIERRKLMQGYGTELILTPGQGGMKAAIQKATDLAKENGYFMPMQFQNPANPAIHEATTGKEIVAAFGDTPVDSFVAGVGTGGTLSGVSHALTKAYPDVKIYALEAAESPLLKEGKTGAHKIQGISAGFIPETLDKNAYSDIIEVTSDQAITMAQEVSRKEGFLPGISSGANIFGAIEIAKQLGKGKSVVTVAPDNGERYLSTDLFKF
- a CDS encoding amino acid ABC transporter ATP-binding protein, producing MISLKNVVKKYEGKEVLKNLSVDFPDGKTTVILGPSGSGKSTLLRSLDLLVRPESGTISFSDISLNYAEPITKKKSFDIRKKTSMVFQNWNLFPNLTVLQNITTAPETVLKASKKETEEHARALLSKVGLSEYADRYPSQLSGGQQQRISICRALAMNPEYVLLDEPTSALDPELETQVLLILEELSKMDQSMIIVTHNMQFARSVADKIVFVEDGDILFDGAPDEFFNHPTTRIKDFLSGITFDDSQLKK
- a CDS encoding amino acid ABC transporter permease, encoding MWHTIITSLPAMISAMLQFTIPLAIISFIFGLILAVLTALIKFIKPSENKIIKYPWLIVRAIADFYVWLFRSTPLLVQLFIIFFGLPSAGIQLTPFIAAVIGFSLNTGAYASETIRSALMSVPQDQWDAAFTLNFTTKQTLMKIVLPQAVRIALPPLSNSFIGLVKDTSLASSITILEMFQVSQQMTAKNFQPLLMYSLAAFLYAIICSLLTLLQHYLERRTSKYVKGSEA